The Felis catus isolate Fca126 chromosome B2, F.catus_Fca126_mat1.0, whole genome shotgun sequence region CAACATTTGCTCCTCTCTGAGGTTGTGTTTGGTGGGACACATGATGCTTTGGTAGAACCGTTAAGAAGGCAgggctccaggggtgcctgggtggctcagtcagttaagtgtccgacttcagctcaggtcatgatctcacagtgtgtgcgttcgagccccccattgggctctgtgctgacagctcagaacctggagcctgcttcggattctgtgtctccctctctctctgcctctcccctgctcatgccctttctctgtatcaaaattaaataaaaacttttttaaaaaattaaaaaaaaaaaaaagaaggcagagctCCATAGAGACAGTGCTGGGGCGAGAGCCAGAAAGGCACTGGGCGACTCTGTGCCTCACTGAGGAAAATAATTAAACCTGGGCAAAGGGGATCCTAAGAAACCGAGAGGCAAAATGTCATCGTATTCATTCTTTGTGCTAGCTTGCCGAGAGGAGCACAAGAAGCACCCAGATGCTTCAGTCAGCTTCTCAGAGTTTTCTCGTAAGTGCTCAGAGAGGTGGAAGACCATGTCtgctaaagagaaaggaaaacttggaGACATGGCAAAGGTGGAAAAGGCCctttatgaaagagaaatgaaagctaaTATCGCCGCTAaaggggaaacaaaaaagaagttgCAGGATTCCAATGCACCCAAGGGTCCTCCTTTggcctttttcttgttttgttttgagtattGCTCCCAAATCAAAGAAGAACATCCCAGCCTATCCATTGGTAATGTTGCAAAGAAACTGGGAGAGACATGGAATAATACTGCCACAGATGACAAGCAGCCCCACTAAAAGAAGGCTGctaaactgaaggaaaaatatgaaaaggataTTGCTGCATACTGGACTAAAGGAAAGCCTGATGCAGCAAAAAAGGGAGTGTCAAGctgaaaaaagcaagaaaaagaaggaagaggaggaagacagggaagaTGAAGAGTatgaggaggaagatgaagagaaTGATGATGAATAagttagttctagcagttttctttcttgtctATAAAGCATTTAAGCCCCCCTGTACACagttccttttaaagaaaaagattgaatGTAAGGCtgtgtaatatttgtttttaaactgtacGGCATCTTTTTTTGTATAGTTAATACACTCCTAAATGTGTCTTTAGATAGCCCTGTGTTGGTGGTACTTTCAATAGCCACTAACCTTGCCTGGTGCAATGTGGGGGTGTAAATTGGCATGGAAATTTAAAGCAGGTTCTTGCTGGTTCACAGAACGAATTAGTTATATATGGGGATGGTAGTTTTTTCATCTTCAGTTGTCTCTGGTACAGTTTATACAAAATAATTGTTGCTCTGTTAACTGAATACCACTCtgtaattgcaaaaaaaaagttgcagCTGTTTTGTTGACATTCTGAACACTTCTAAgtaaatacattgtttttattttttaaaaaaaaaggcagagaaatgtgGTCAGGCAGGATGATGTTGCACTCCAGACAGTTCCCTATACAGTACTGATGCTGAGTTAGGAGCTGGTAGACTTACTAGGAAGCCTGtccaggcagagagaaatgaCCTTATAATAAGCACTGTGTGCATAGCATCTAATTGTGGAGCTAGATACAGGCTAAGGAAACTAACTGAGAAGGTTTTCATTTCTAAGCTCTGATCCATCTGAGAAAGACTACAACTCTGACCACAAACGCCAACAGCAGACAACATCATGATGCCCAGGAAAGGGACCAGGCTAGCCACATCCCAAACTTATCAAACCAGCCATTTTGTAATTTGGTCGGAGGATTCAGAGAACACCTTGAGGTAtgatgattcatttattttgccaTTATGAGATCAGATGTTCACAATGCTCCCTGAGAGGagccagagagaaaataaaatatgagaggAGTTGAGAAATTATCTTCCAGAAAGATTGAACATTACctaaaatgtctgtttatattCTCAAATTGGACTTGGTTATGAAATGAAAAGGACGGAATGCTGTATTTCCCCCACCACTCAACAGGTTCCTCTACTTATCAAATCTGGTGCCCGGGCTACATGCACTATAAATGCAgcctcaaataaaacaaataaccctCAGCATAGGGTTCCTAACAGAAATAAATGCAGAAGATAATGACAGGCAAAATCATATTTCATTTATGGCTGGCCTTTAATTTTGAATCTCAATAACTCAGGAACTCAAGTGAGCTGGGATAAACCTTGCCTAGTATTCTGCCTAAGCTAAATCAGAGAAATGATCTGTAAGAAAAAGTTCAGCTCTATTTCACCTATATGAAAATGGTTATTTGTTAATCTGACTCACTTTTATagcaaaaggaagaacaaaaatatataaattttaaaaaagattaatacaaataaaaacctaCACTGGAACATTAGTACAAATGGATAATAAAGGTGAGGAAACAGGACAAATGGGAAAGCACAGTCCTGTTATTTAGAGTGACATCGGCCTAAACTGATCTGTCCATGCCTTCTAGGACAACCACATTAGTCCTGAACTTGGTTATTCTTCAGAAGAGAAAGTATTCTATAGGAGCCAAAAGCAGGCTCCTCAAAATGTGCTACTTTGGCATATCGATTATGTTAAACACAAGTTCcttaagaaacagccagtgcaaggacactcagaccctcTTAGGTCCTcctgaaatcaggaaataaataTCCCATATGAAACCTACTCTCCTTGTACTAAGAAGTAAAAAGTCATCCTTATCACTAGAGATAGCAACTTTAAAGTTGAAAGAGCGACAGAAGCAAAACAGTTACTTTTCTCTAATCACTGCCTCAGCCCAAATTCCACTTAGAATTCCTCACTAATTAAAGTTCCCaaacatctgttttctttatcctgtcaattctcacaaatttattgtctctttgtctaaaaaatatgaaaacagtctgctttggtcatttctttaaatctcaatttcattattgggcTTCTGTGTGCATGTAATAAGTTTTGTGGGCTTTTTAATCCTATTTATctgtctcatgtaaatttaattctttgtCCAGCTGGAAGAACTTGAAGCATAGAGGaagattttttccttccctataatacaaagagagaaatattaTGCTCCaacttttctgttctattttacaAACATAAGGTAGAGAGAAGTTGCTGGAACACATGTTTTTAATTCCTTGGAAAACCCCAACCCACTGGGTGTAGGTGGGGGGCTCTAATCTTTGTAAAcccaaagattaaatgaaatggtCCTCTTATTAGGGGAATCGAAATGGGGAGGTagtacaataaaaatgatttccaaTCCCTAATTTCCAGAAGACATAAAGCAGATAATTTATGATACAGAGACcttgaaaataaatcagaaagtgAAGAAGTTATAAGCACATCTCACTTCTCATCAGTTTTCCATCTGATGACAATAGGGTACAATAGGaatatctatttcttcttcttattttccaTATTATATAACCCCATTTTTTGACATTTGATAGATTAAtagaagcaaaatatatataattacaccTCAGCCTGCATGAAAATACCCATAGTAGTTTGGTTTTTTCAAATGAGACTTGGAATAAAGGCTTAGCGTGTCAGGAATGGTAATTATGCctggtatattttaaatttaagaaatttgaaaTTCCTAGTCTAAACCTTTTACAGTTCTGCTTATATAGCattacaataaaaccttggattgcgagtgatttgttctgtgagtgttccacaagatgagcaaacatttataataaattttaacttgataaacaagagATGTTTTGCAATATAAGTAGTACATGACAGCAAATGTCACATGATTACAACCGAGtcagtggttcttctctctctctctctctctctctctctctctgtctcctctgcaggattgtgggtgattgtctcccgtgctcagatgcttggtctcagaccgtggtgtttggcagaaatcagtgatttttcagaacattggaaggtgcccacaaatGGTATCCGACTGTTGCATCCAACTGTTGCATCGTGAGCAACAGCAAGAGGTTATGGAGATCTCCTCTGCAGAGGAGGAGATAAAGGTGGACGAGTCCCTCACTTCAAATGGGATTAGGGAGATGCATAAAATGTCAGAAACGGggtaaaattttgtagaaaaccACCACCtaaataaggctgtagcagtgcaaGTGATGAATCTACTTAATGACAATGTAATGTCATATTTCCgagaaatcctcaaaaggaggcaaaagcaagtgccattggataggttccttgttaaagttgcatgaaaagaaaaagattccattgagccaatagatagcagtgattccattagtgatagtgaaagtagtcctacacaataaccctcctctctcttgtctccctcagaccagccatgaaggttttctaAGGTAAGTAtaggttaatttgtttttctttatattttgtctttttaaaaaattattctgtattATATTCCAGTAtgttaatcatttttatgtgaatattttaggttgtggaatgaatcatctgagtttccattatttcttatggggaaatcgCTTTgctatacaaatgctttggattactaGCATGTTTCAGGAACGAATTATGCtcccaaaccaaggttttactgtacttactgtttgtttgtttgtttgtttgtttgtttttcctagagTGATAAGTAATTTAGTTCATCCTCTTGCCTTCAGGTACACTCACACTGTCTTTTCCAGGAGATAGgacttttattaataattttcaaaggaagaatTTTATAATAAGTTTTACTAATTTATTCTCATTTAGCTTAAACATGTcaggaaatgttattttaagtaaatttgtAATTTGCATACTGAAGTCTTAACACTTTTCTCATAAGGAGAAATAATAGACTCTTGGGCAGATCATAAAGAATTTCTTGTAACCTCTTtttctaaagattaaaaatatatttcctttcctcAGCACCTCCCCCCATATGTTTGGAATTTTTGTATTCTCATCTGACATGCCTAACTTTCAAAATCTACAACTATTTTTGTAGGCTATCTTCTTAACTTCCACTCCCACTCATCTTCTAGTTCTCTGACAATAAAGGAAACCAATTCAAGGCCATTTCTCTGCAGCATCTTGCTTTTCCGTATCACCAGATGTGTCTAGAGCTAAAGCGCCTGGACCTGGGTGGTCATGCAAAATTCTTTGTTAGAATTAGCTCATTTCTTTAATAGGTCTTATGAAGCCTCCAGTATGTAAAAGGGTAGGAACAGATTTCCTCCCACATTCTCTCTAGAAGATTATagttaaacaataataaattttttaaataaaattctgatcTTCTGGAACATTTATAGATAAAAGGTTGGTGAAGTCCTAGCTGCTTGTTCCTTTTAGTGATCTGAAAACATGTGAAATATATCAGAGGCAGAAAGACTGTAACTAACTATcaaagccacatttaaaaaaaaaccaccaggGGGACAAAAGGATATTTAGAGATTAAGAGTAGCTTAcattctttaaggaaaaataagaagaataagaGAAAGCATTTTGGTTTAATAACAGAGTACATCATTGCTACTAAAGAGGTGAGCAATTAGAGAagcatttaaacttttttcaacACAGAATTTAGGCTTCTCACAACATACAGATTGATTATAattctaaaagtattttaatagtatttttccAATTCTAACTCTAAGACTCTTAattcattctaattttaaaactgtatgactaaaaaataatttccatagcAGAAATTTAATGTTAACTGGGTAAAAATAGAGTTAGctgcattgctttttttttcagttgaaataCCTTCACATTGATAGTACAGGCAATATTGATAGCAGGGATGATTAATTATTCTTCTGAGTATAGAATCTGAAATCAAATGATAATTTATTAACATCTGTACCAGTATCTGTACCAACATTGCGATGGTTATTTGGACATACCTGTGGACAAACAAAAATATcccaatagtaaaaaaaataagcaaaacttacCTTAGAatggaaatacagttttatttaaacCTGAGTCTCCAAGAAAATCCGTTAGctgtttttagttctttaagACAACTATGCATTCAAACTACTAAGTCAAAGGGATATATACACCCTGTGTTTATAGCATTATTATCTACAGTAACCAAATTATGGGAACAGCCCAAGTGTTTgtcaattgatgaatgggtaaagacaAGATGGTAcatatacacgatggaatattagtcataaaaaagaatgaaaccttgccatttgcaatgatgtggatggagtcAGAgtagtattatgctaagtgaaatagtcaatcagagaaagactaataccatatgccttcactcatatgtggaatttaagaaacaaaacaaatgagcatagggaaaaaaaagacagaggcaaaccaagaaacagactcttaagaaTAGAGAacaggggagcctaggtggctcagttagctgagtgactcttgatttcggctcaggtcatgatctcatggtttgttggttgaagcccgattctctgtctccctctctctgcccttcccctcctcacgctgtctctctctcaaaataaataaacaaacattaaaaaaaaaagtaaagaacaaactgatggtttttAGAAGGGAGATgggggttaaataggtgatgaggattaaggagtacacttgtttttgtttgttctttttattcttttttaggagtgcacttgttatgatgagcaccaggtatggtatggaagtgtggaatcaaacttaagaaaatatttctgagatgGTTGATATGTTTaaccaatttaaaatttatttctaaatgatcATACTTCCTGATAGTCTTAATCtgatttattaatatattctaaTTCACCTAAGAGTTTGGAATTTTTTCTCTATGTAAACCTATGTGTTTTATGTCTAAAATTTAATCTTGATTTTTGCTGATAAACAACTTATGGGTTAGTTTTGAAGCAGTTGATTCCTCCAAAGGACTAAAAACTAAGACTTGCCACATTAATAGACAGTGAAATACAGGATCACAGAAGTAAATGCAGCAGTTTAGTAAACAGTATCCTTCCTAGTTAAGttcagttgaaaaaaatttaataattattatagaTTGAGTTCAAAGGCACTTTAACAATTTAATTCTACTATCACAAAGATCAGATGAGAGACTAATAACTTatcaattcaaaaaaataaactgggcAGAAAATACAGTGAGGGAAATATAATAATGTGCTTGGTAATTGAACTAGTGTTTTTCAGACTGTTATTAGGGCCACTGTATCAAAATAAGGTGTTGCAAAATAtattagcattatttataaaatgttaatcaattttaattatacttttacCCTTTCAAAGTTGGTAGAATTAAGCGATTCACTTTTTCCAAGGGAAAACAGTAAGTCCGATGATCAATTCTTGAATTTCCCATGCCTAAATACAGTTTAAAAGCTATAAGCATAGTCCAAAAACCAGTGTTAAATAAGCACCtgagttctggagtcagactatGTTGACATCCTGGTTTTACAAAGTGCTAACTGTATGATATTGGGCAAGTTTACTAATCTCTCTGAACTACAGTATTCAAATCTATAAAGCTACTTTCACTTGTTAGAATGAGGCTTAAATCAATTATTGATATGTATGGAATATTTACAACAGAACGTGACATATAACAATGGTCAATGAGTGTTAGcatttttgcttttcagaaaatTGCCTTTCTCTAATTCTGAAAGGCATTTTTGTATAAGATGGAATGAGAGAGATAAAGCTTCTGAGAACAGTCTCATGTTTTGCTGTGCTCACAATTTTTGTTAACATCTATTATATATGTTTTGCTTTTCTGCATTTGTCCTTTGTTCTGATTATATCTAATTAGTAGATTCTAAAATTATTCAGTTAATTTCATTCCAATCATTCTTCTCCATCATCACTATTCTTAATTCCctcacattttcacattttgtaATCTATATACACCAATTTTCAATACTTCTTATatagtttctccacattcttattCTCACCATTAATAATAATTGCTTGTAAAATATGTAGTTATGATtggattaaaatattaaaaaatcacataatcgttggagttttaaaaatggaattaaggggcacctaggtggctcagtcagttaagtgtttgactcttgattttagctcaggtcataatctcaaggttcgtgagtttaagccccacatcaggccttgcactgaaagtgcagagactgcttgggattctctgtctccctctctctctcctcctctcccactccctcctctctctctctcaaaaataaatattaaaaaatgaatttttactgtttttaaaaatattctatgtcTATATTAAgttcaaaattgaaaaaacttactaaaatttttatatcATGAACTTTctaggcaattttttaaaaggatggaGATTTTAACTGATTTAAATTGATTTGATTCACTGactataaggaaaataattttcatgactTCAATTTCATTTTAGGGCATATCAGTGGTGTATGAggtagaatgttccatgtgtacttgagaagaagaTATATTCTGCTATCGGTGGTCTATACTAGAGATGTCTCTTTGATCTAGTGAATTTATAGTGTTGAtgtcttctatttccttactgatcCCCTGCCTAATTATTTCATTAACTGTTGAAAGTGAGGTATCAATGTTCCCAAATATTATTGTTGAGTTGTCTATGTCTCTCTTCAGTTCTGCCAGTTTttggcttcatttattttgaggcttTGTTCTTAGGGACATATGTTAACTGTTTTCTTTATAATGGATTGACTTTTAGCATTATAAAATATCCATTTTGCCTCTAGTAAGAATTTTTtgtcttaatatatttttgtctGATGTTAGTGTAGTCATTCTAACTCTTTTTTTGGTTATTGTTCCTATAAAATATCAGTTTCTATCCTTTTACTCTACATATATGTGTTATTGAATTTGAAATGTGTGTTttatagacagcatataattGAATCATGggtttttcctttctccattcttctaATTTCTGTCTTTGATTGTAGTATCTTATCAATTTATACCTAATGTAATCGCTGAAAAGATCAGACTTATTTCTGcccctttgctttttgttttctatatatcttATGCCTTTTTTCCTCTACTAATTtattagttatcttttttttgttaaatagatattttcttgtgtagaattttaatttccttgtttcttttaccatattttttagttatttttataggAGTTTCCCTAGGTATTACAATTTTTATCTTAACTAAAAATAGTCCAGTTCAGATAAATATCAACTTAGTTTTAACAGTAAACAAAAACTTTGCTTCactatactttcatttcttttccccacCTTAGTGCCATTGTTGTcaaacaaattacatttttatacattataagCTCATCAATATGGTTTTATAATAATTGATTATacagttgtcttttaaatcagataagagaaaaaaaaggctacaaacaaaatacatacattgTGTCTTCTGTATTTACCTACACAATTATCTTTAccagtgctttttatttccttgtgtggATTCAAATTACTGTGTACTATCCTTTCATTTTAATCTAAAGATTCTCTTTAGGTTTTCCTATAGGGCAGAACAATTAGTGAcaaattcctttagcttttgtttagGAATgtcttaatgttttcttctttgtaggatagttttgctgaatatagaattcttagttgactatgtttttctttcagtCCTTTGGATATGTTATGCCAAAACCTTCTGACCTCCATGGCCTGTGATAAGAAGTTAgctgtttattttattgagattcTCTTATATGCTAAGACACTTTGCTCTTGCTGCtgtcaaaattttctctttgtctttaaacAGTTTGATTGAAATGTATCTAGGTGTGGTTTTCCTGGATTTGGTCCTACTTGGTTTATGTTGGGTTGCTGGGATATGTAAATTAATAttacttggtttttgttttgttttgttttaatataatctgGAAAATTTTTGCCACTTATTTAttcaaggagattttttttttgccttttcccccctctcttctccttATGAGATTACTATTAAGCATATGTTGGTATAAATGATGATATCTCACAGGTCAGTGaagcttaatttttcttcattattttttcttcctgttcgTTAGACTGGTTATTTTCAATTGAACTATCTTCAAGctgattgattatttttttaagtttatttattcatttatttttagagagaaagagagagcacaagcaaggaaggggcagagtgagagagagataatccaaagcaggctctgcactgtcagtgcagaacccaacgtgggtctcaaatCCTTgagccatcagatcatgacctgagccaaaaccaagagttgaatgcttaatgaactgaaccacctaggtgccctcaAACTGATTGATTCATATCTGTTGAGCCCCTGTAGAGAAATTTTCAttccaataattttattttcaatcacAGAATTTccattcattattattatcatcatctctTAATTCCTCATATTTGGTGAGACatcattttcatatttcctttaatattctaaacatgatttcctttagttttttttaaactgtatttataatTGCTGATACAAAGTCTTTGTCTACTAGGTCTAAAATCAGGCTCCTAAAGAACAAATCCTACTGACTGCATCTTCCCCCATGCATGGGCcatgtttccctctttctttacatgcttcatatttttttattaaaaaaaattgtgagtttTCTGAGATAATTGCATAATCTGTATTCCTTATACTGAATAGCCACTGAAGTCTCTGCTTCATTAGTTTAGTCATCAACTAATGATGGGGCAGATTTTTCCTTAAA contains the following coding sequences:
- the LOC109499872 gene encoding high mobility group protein B1-like; its protein translation is MSSYSFFVLACREEHKKHPDASVSFSEFSRKCSERWKTMSAKEKGKLGDMAKVEKALYEREMKANIAAKGETKKKLQDSNAPKGPPLAFFLFCFEYCSQIKEEHPSLSIGNVAKKLGETWNNTATDDKQPH